One stretch of Lacimicrobium alkaliphilum DNA includes these proteins:
- a CDS encoding D-alanyl-D-alanine carboxypeptidase family protein yields the protein MQAITDFSGRLIFSIFFLFSSVVAQAAVVIPSAPEVAAKGYVLMDYQTGKVIASKNADMRLAPASLTKIMTAYVIGQELNSGAITMQDMVTVSENAWAKNFPESSKMFIEVGKQISVSDLLRGIIVQSGNDACVAMAEHIAGSEDAFASMMNSYAEKLGMTSTRFANSHGLDNPEQFTSPRDMGILSAALIRDVPEVYQIYSEKEFSFNGIKQYNRNSLLWDRSLAVDGVKTGHTSEAGYSLITSAIQDDMRLISVVMGTESERARKEENRKLLKYGFRFFETIVPYQAGESFVAHKIFMGDRDTVDLGIMQDTPITIPRGQSKNLQANFELDSKLEAPLAKGQVVGTLYLQLEGEDVASYPLVTLQQVNEGGLFKRLMDYAKLKLGFED from the coding sequence ATGCAAGCAATAACAGACTTTTCTGGCAGACTAATTTTCAGCATCTTTTTCCTTTTCTCCAGCGTAGTAGCGCAAGCTGCGGTAGTCATTCCCAGTGCACCAGAAGTGGCTGCCAAAGGCTATGTGCTGATGGATTACCAAACGGGTAAAGTCATCGCCTCCAAAAATGCAGATATGCGCCTTGCTCCTGCAAGCCTGACTAAGATCATGACAGCTTATGTAATTGGTCAGGAGCTCAACTCCGGTGCCATTACCATGCAGGATATGGTGACCGTATCAGAAAACGCCTGGGCCAAGAACTTTCCGGAATCTTCAAAAATGTTTATCGAAGTGGGTAAGCAGATCAGTGTCAGCGACCTGCTACGGGGAATTATTGTGCAATCCGGCAACGATGCCTGCGTGGCCATGGCGGAGCACATCGCCGGCAGTGAGGATGCGTTTGCCAGTATGATGAATTCCTATGCCGAAAAGCTGGGTATGACATCCACCCGCTTCGCCAACAGCCACGGCCTGGATAACCCTGAACAGTTTACCTCACCGCGGGATATGGGGATTCTCTCTGCGGCGCTGATCCGTGATGTTCCGGAGGTCTATCAAATCTACTCTGAGAAAGAGTTTAGTTTTAATGGCATCAAACAATATAACCGCAACAGCCTGTTATGGGATCGAAGTCTCGCGGTCGATGGAGTAAAAACCGGCCACACTTCTGAGGCCGGATACAGCCTGATTACCTCAGCTATTCAGGATGATATGCGTCTGATTTCTGTAGTCATGGGCACGGAAAGCGAAAGAGCACGTAAAGAAGAAAACCGCAAGCTGCTCAAATATGGCTTCCGGTTTTTCGAGACCATCGTGCCTTATCAGGCAGGAGAGAGCTTTGTGGCTCACAAAATCTTTATGGGTGACAGAGATACGGTAGACCTGGGCATTATGCAGGATACCCCTATTACCATTCCCCGCGGTCAGAGTAAGAACCTGCAAGCCAACTTTGAACTGGATAGCAAACTCGAAGCGCCGCTGGCAAAAGGTCAGGTGGTTGGCACTCTGTATTTACAGCTAGAGGGTGAAGATGTCGCCAGTTATCCACTGGTAACTCTGCAACAGGTCAATGAGGGCGGATTGTTCAAACGCCTGATGGACTACGCCAAGCTTAAACTGGGTTTTGAAGACTGA
- a CDS encoding septal ring lytic transglycosylase RlpA family protein — MKLFIYALILVLTGCTVQQGRYSQRNDSPPVRPPSDISLTDAQPVYVPLTPRGNAPYEVFGRAYQPMQSAQNFSQQGEASWYGQKFHGHLTSNGEVYDMYTMSAAHKTLPLPSFVRVTNLANNRQVIVRVNDRGPFHGNRIIDLSYAAALKLDMLKTGTAKVQVDSIYVDESGSMMIAGEPPLLPEQKEAAQALFIQVAALSDENKVRQLARGLENLYQLPTKLLAFNGVYRLRLGPIEDKSTAGDLVEELKRSGYQGAYQLYAPH, encoded by the coding sequence ATGAAGCTGTTCATTTATGCGCTGATACTGGTTTTGACCGGCTGCACAGTACAACAGGGCCGTTACAGTCAACGTAATGACTCGCCCCCTGTGCGTCCGCCATCGGACATTTCACTGACCGATGCACAACCTGTCTATGTCCCCTTGACACCAAGGGGCAACGCACCCTATGAGGTGTTTGGCAGAGCCTATCAGCCTATGCAAAGTGCTCAGAATTTCAGCCAGCAAGGCGAAGCGTCCTGGTACGGCCAGAAATTTCACGGCCACCTGACCTCCAATGGCGAAGTGTACGATATGTATACGATGAGTGCCGCGCACAAAACCCTCCCCCTGCCCTCTTTTGTCAGAGTGACTAACCTGGCAAATAATAGGCAGGTGATTGTGCGGGTTAATGATCGGGGGCCATTTCACGGGAATCGCATCATTGATTTGTCTTACGCCGCTGCCCTGAAACTGGACATGCTCAAAACCGGTACCGCAAAAGTACAGGTCGACAGCATTTATGTTGATGAGAGTGGCAGCATGATGATTGCCGGTGAGCCACCATTGCTTCCTGAGCAGAAGGAAGCCGCTCAGGCCCTGTTTATACAGGTCGCGGCCTTAAGTGATGAGAACAAGGTCAGACAGTTGGCCAGAGGGCTGGAAAATCTTTATCAGTTACCTACGAAATTACTGGCGTTTAATGGTGTCTACAGATTGCGGCTTGGGCCCATTGAAGATAAATCGACGGCGGGCGATTTAGTCGAAGAACTGAAACGCAGTGGTTATCAGGGAGCCTACCAGCTCTATGCACCGCATTAA
- the mrdA gene encoding penicillin-binding protein 2 has protein sequence MPPKRITIRDHTAEANLFARRTVIALLGIAALIVTLVSNLYYLQVTKYTDYQTRSNGNRIKVLPVAPNRGLIYDRNGLLLAENRPTFSLEVIPEQVTDLEASLTSLSQLLDLSEDDISDFRDELKNHRRFRPVSLKARLSHEEVALFSAHQHKYPGISVEARLTRHYPYAETLTHLLGYVARINKKDLQKLIEGGQAENYAATYNIGKLGVEKFHERKLHGEVGYQEVEVNNQGRIIRTLKFQPPVPGEDLVLNVDVRLQQVIQKALEGYRGSVVVLDPRNGGVMALYSNPSYNPNLFVHGISSKDYQKLLQSRDRPLINRATQGQYPPASTVKPHLALLGLEQGVITEETRMFDRGTYKLRNVERPWRDWKKWGHGWVDVKKSIEVSCDIFFYDLAYKTGIDNISDMMTQFGFGDYTGIDLYEESAANMPSRGWKRARYNEPWYIGDTISVGIGQSYWTSTPLQLAKSVTTLVNRGVRFVPQVLRGHYTDNQLHLAAPKELQPIVLNSPENWDVVLDAMHGTVNSEHGTARNAFKDTDYISAGKTGTAQVIGIAMDEEYDEETIADHHKDNAMYIGYAPYDAPEIVVTVAMENAGGGSSQAAPIARKVMDYYFANKESGNYAAK, from the coding sequence GTGCCTCCAAAACGCATTACCATCAGAGATCATACCGCAGAAGCTAATCTGTTTGCGCGCAGGACTGTGATCGCGCTGCTGGGCATTGCAGCACTGATCGTAACCCTGGTGAGCAACCTCTATTACCTTCAGGTCACCAAGTACACTGACTATCAGACGCGCTCCAATGGTAACCGCATCAAAGTGTTGCCGGTGGCGCCCAACAGGGGTCTGATATATGACCGCAACGGACTGTTACTGGCTGAGAATCGTCCCACCTTCAGTCTCGAGGTAATACCGGAGCAGGTAACAGATCTGGAAGCCAGCCTTACCAGTCTGAGCCAGTTGCTTGATCTGTCGGAGGACGACATCAGTGATTTTCGCGATGAACTGAAAAATCATCGACGGTTTCGTCCCGTCAGCCTCAAGGCCAGACTCAGCCATGAGGAAGTGGCATTATTTTCCGCACATCAACATAAATACCCGGGCATCTCCGTAGAGGCCCGTCTTACCAGACATTACCCTTATGCTGAAACACTGACTCATCTGCTCGGCTATGTAGCCAGAATCAATAAGAAAGATCTACAAAAGCTGATCGAAGGGGGGCAAGCCGAGAACTACGCTGCCACCTACAACATTGGCAAACTGGGTGTGGAAAAATTCCACGAGAGAAAATTGCATGGTGAGGTCGGCTATCAGGAAGTCGAAGTCAACAATCAGGGGCGTATTATTCGTACGCTGAAATTCCAGCCTCCGGTACCCGGAGAGGATCTGGTACTGAATGTGGATGTCAGACTGCAGCAGGTTATTCAAAAGGCACTCGAGGGATACCGGGGTTCCGTTGTCGTTCTTGACCCAAGAAATGGCGGTGTAATGGCGCTATACAGTAACCCCAGTTATAACCCCAATTTGTTTGTACATGGCATCAGCAGCAAAGACTATCAGAAACTCCTGCAATCCAGAGACAGACCACTGATTAACCGCGCGACACAGGGGCAGTACCCACCCGCCTCTACCGTCAAGCCACATCTTGCGCTGCTGGGCCTGGAACAGGGTGTTATTACCGAAGAGACCCGCATGTTTGATCGCGGCACCTACAAGCTTCGAAATGTAGAACGCCCCTGGCGTGACTGGAAAAAATGGGGCCATGGCTGGGTGGACGTAAAAAAATCTATTGAGGTCTCCTGTGATATCTTTTTCTACGATCTGGCCTATAAAACCGGCATAGACAATATCAGTGATATGATGACGCAATTCGGTTTCGGTGATTACACCGGCATCGATCTGTACGAAGAATCTGCGGCCAATATGCCCAGCCGAGGCTGGAAACGGGCCCGCTATAACGAGCCCTGGTACATTGGCGATACAATATCCGTTGGCATAGGTCAGAGCTACTGGACATCGACCCCGTTGCAACTGGCAAAATCCGTCACCACGCTGGTCAACCGGGGTGTGCGCTTTGTGCCGCAGGTGTTGCGCGGGCACTATACTGACAACCAACTGCATCTGGCAGCCCCCAAAGAACTCCAGCCCATCGTGCTCAATTCACCAGAAAACTGGGACGTGGTGCTCGATGCCATGCATGGCACGGTAAACAGTGAACATGGCACAGCCAGAAATGCGTTCAAGGATACAGATTATATTTCCGCCGGTAAGACGGGCACCGCTCAGGTAATAGGTATCGCGATGGACGAAGAGTATGATGAAGAAACTATCGCGGATCACCACAAAGACAATGCCATGTACATCGGCTATGCACCCTACGATGCGCCGGAAATTGTGGTGACGGTTGCCATGGAAAATGCCGGTGGCGGCAGCTCTCAGGCCGCCCCCATTGCCCGAAAAGTGATGGATTACTATTTCGCTAACAAAGAAAGTGGTAACTATGCTGCGAAATAA
- the rlmH gene encoding 23S rRNA (pseudouridine(1915)-N(3))-methyltransferase RlmH encodes MRVQLIAVGSKMPDWVEQGFNEYLRRFPPDMPVQLTEITAGKRGKNADIGRILKKEGESMLAAIPKGNRIVTLEVTGRPWTTPQLAGQMQRWQMDGRDVSLLVGGPEGLAPDCISAAEQRWSLSALTLPHPLVRILLAESLYRAWSLNNNHPYHRE; translated from the coding sequence TTGCGCGTTCAGTTAATTGCGGTAGGCAGTAAAATGCCAGACTGGGTTGAGCAAGGCTTTAACGAGTACCTGCGTCGTTTCCCACCGGATATGCCGGTGCAACTGACCGAGATCACCGCAGGCAAACGTGGTAAAAACGCAGACATCGGCCGTATTCTGAAAAAAGAGGGAGAGTCCATGCTTGCTGCCATCCCGAAAGGCAACAGGATTGTCACCCTGGAGGTTACAGGCAGGCCCTGGACCACGCCACAGCTGGCCGGACAGATGCAACGCTGGCAGATGGACGGTCGGGATGTCAGCCTCCTGGTAGGAGGCCCTGAGGGACTCGCACCAGATTGTATCTCAGCCGCCGAACAACGCTGGTCTCTGTCGGCCTTGACCTTGCCACATCCACTGGTGCGGATATTATTGGCAGAGAGTTTATACCGGGCCTGGTCGTTGAATAATAACCATCCATACCACAGAGAGTAA
- the rsfS gene encoding ribosome silencing factor, which produces METQQLKDFVLDKLEDAKSRDIVTLDVTGKSSITDMMLVCSGNSKRHVNSIAEKLVEATKHANHAPLSIEGQDTGEWVLVDLGDIIVHVMQDETRDFYQLEKLWG; this is translated from the coding sequence TTGGAAACCCAACAACTTAAAGACTTTGTTCTGGATAAACTGGAAGACGCAAAAAGCAGGGACATAGTGACTCTGGATGTGACCGGAAAATCCAGTATTACCGATATGATGCTGGTCTGCTCAGGCAACTCGAAACGCCATGTTAATTCGATCGCCGAAAAGCTGGTTGAGGCCACAAAGCACGCCAATCACGCACCATTGAGCATTGAAGGGCAGGACACCGGTGAGTGGGTGCTGGTAGATCTGGGTGATATCATCGTCCACGTGATGCAGGATGAAACCCGGGATTTCTATCAGCTGGAAAAACTCTGGGGGTAA
- the nadD gene encoding nicotinate-nucleotide adenylyltransferase, producing the protein MSDAAINTDLSGDMLAILGGTFDPVHIGHLQPVSEASKELGLEQVRLLPCHIPPHKQMPHSSPEHRLAMLELACKQWPLFVVDSRELKWNKPSYSVDTLRDFRTEFGNHLPLVFFIGMDSLCNLDSWHEWQSLFEYCHLVVCQRGDILPDFNVNIARLVSERQTDDPGALKHKACGLIYLAKTSLVPVSSTAIRTALNQGDINPAWLPAGVLDYIQQHQLYQKRA; encoded by the coding sequence ATGTCAGACGCTGCGATAAATACTGATTTATCTGGTGATATGCTGGCAATATTAGGCGGCACCTTTGATCCGGTTCATATCGGTCATTTGCAACCCGTATCTGAGGCATCAAAAGAACTGGGGCTTGAACAGGTACGTCTGCTGCCCTGTCATATTCCACCCCATAAACAGATGCCGCACAGCAGCCCGGAACATAGGCTGGCCATGCTGGAGCTGGCCTGTAAGCAGTGGCCGTTATTTGTAGTCGACAGCAGAGAGCTGAAATGGAATAAACCTTCTTACAGCGTAGATACTCTGAGAGACTTTCGGACTGAGTTCGGCAACCACCTGCCACTGGTGTTTTTTATCGGTATGGATTCTCTGTGTAATCTGGACTCCTGGCATGAATGGCAATCATTGTTCGAGTACTGTCATCTGGTGGTCTGTCAGCGGGGGGATATTTTACCGGATTTTAATGTCAATATAGCCAGGTTGGTGAGTGAGCGACAAACTGATGACCCCGGGGCGCTAAAACACAAGGCCTGTGGTCTGATCTATCTGGCCAAGACCAGTCTTGTACCGGTATCATCGACCGCTATCAGGACAGCGCTTAATCAGGGTGATATTAATCCTGCCTGGTTACCGGCCGGTGTACTGGACTATATTCAGCAACACCAACTTTACCAAAAACGGGCGTAG
- the holA gene encoding DNA polymerase III subunit delta, with protein MQLYPNRLTDSLNKGLQAFYLIFGDEPQQQMECIQAVRDRARAEGFDERQSLTVDTGFNWNSLIEASQTLSLFSSRQMIELELATGKPGAEGAKVLQSLAQSPNPDVLILIHGGRIGKDVQNTKWFKSLDQHGVFIPCYPLEGQHLNRWISERLQKVGIQAFPELVKLLSDYCEGNLLAARQEIEKLALIYPSGQLTLEQAEKAIVDQSRFTVFQLIDVLLAGDPQRAVKMLYRLETEGVEPTIVLWALVREWQTLRTLQQAVSQGAALHSLWNQHRIWRNRQPLYQQALQRLDSNQLSQMADKLACFDQAIKQSSVPRPYIELCHLCLMFIPMPLADIALDYN; from the coding sequence ATGCAGCTCTACCCAAATCGTTTAACGGACAGCCTCAACAAAGGTCTGCAGGCTTTCTATCTGATATTCGGTGATGAACCCCAGCAACAAATGGAATGCATTCAGGCGGTACGCGATCGGGCCCGGGCTGAAGGCTTTGATGAACGCCAGAGCCTGACCGTCGATACAGGATTTAACTGGAACAGCCTGATAGAAGCCAGTCAGACCCTTTCTTTATTCAGCAGCCGGCAAATGATAGAGCTGGAACTGGCCACAGGAAAACCCGGGGCGGAGGGCGCGAAGGTATTACAAAGTCTCGCACAATCCCCTAACCCCGATGTGCTGATTCTGATTCACGGCGGACGCATCGGCAAGGATGTGCAAAATACAAAGTGGTTTAAAAGTCTGGATCAGCATGGCGTCTTTATTCCCTGTTACCCTCTTGAGGGACAGCACCTGAATCGTTGGATTTCAGAACGATTACAGAAAGTTGGCATTCAGGCGTTCCCGGAACTGGTTAAACTTTTAAGTGACTATTGCGAAGGCAATCTGCTGGCAGCGAGACAGGAAATAGAAAAACTGGCGCTGATTTATCCGTCCGGCCAGTTAACCCTCGAGCAAGCTGAAAAAGCCATAGTGGACCAGTCACGCTTTACCGTATTTCAGTTAATCGATGTGCTGCTGGCGGGTGATCCGCAACGGGCTGTGAAGATGCTCTACCGGCTCGAAACCGAAGGTGTGGAACCCACTATCGTATTATGGGCGCTGGTCAGGGAATGGCAGACTCTGCGAACTCTGCAGCAAGCCGTTAGTCAGGGCGCTGCACTGCACAGTTTGTGGAATCAGCACAGAATATGGCGCAACCGCCAGCCGCTTTATCAGCAGGCTCTGCAGCGCCTCGACAGCAATCAATTGTCGCAAATGGCTGATAAGCTTGCCTGCTTCGATCAGGCCATCAAACAATCCTCAGTGCCACGACCTTATATTGAACTCTGTCATTTGTGCCTGATGTTTATCCCCATGCCACTGGCTGATATTGCGCTGGACTATAACTGA
- the lptE gene encoding LPS assembly lipoprotein LptE, with protein MKRLAVILMLPLLSLMLSSCGFTLRGADPLGSPFRELHLSGSNPHAPLVRAMKDRLERYSVTLLPQPQTSAAVLYLYPEKLERELLSLFRTGQVAEYELIYQVRYEVQLPEQEPLLFTVDLSREYQDDPNAVLAKSRELNLILDELRQLAAERIIRQLSRLSNQEL; from the coding sequence ATGAAACGCCTGGCGGTTATCCTGATGTTACCGCTGCTGAGCCTGATGCTCAGCAGCTGTGGTTTTACATTGCGCGGCGCCGATCCGCTGGGCAGTCCGTTTCGCGAACTACACCTTAGCGGCAGTAATCCTCATGCGCCTTTAGTCAGAGCGATGAAGGACAGATTAGAACGGTATTCAGTAACTTTATTGCCGCAACCTCAAACCTCCGCCGCGGTACTTTACCTATACCCGGAAAAGCTGGAACGGGAACTGTTGTCCCTGTTCAGAACGGGTCAGGTGGCTGAGTATGAACTGATTTATCAGGTACGCTACGAAGTACAATTGCCAGAACAGGAACCACTGTTATTCACCGTTGATCTCAGCCGGGAATACCAGGATGATCCCAACGCCGTGCTGGCCAAGTCGCGGGAACTGAATCTGATCCTGGACGAGCTTCGTCAGCTTGCTGCTGAGCGTATTATCCGCCAGTTAAGCCGGCTCAGTAATCAGGAACTCTGA
- the leuS gene encoding leucine--tRNA ligase, translating into MERQYNPQQIEKKVQQHWQQSDLFSARVNENKEKFYCLSMFPYPSGRLHMGHVRNYTIGDVISRFQRMQGKNVMQPMGWDAFGLPAENAAIENKTAPAKWTYANIDYMKEQLRSLGFGYDWKREVTTCKPDYYKWEQWFFTRLYEKGLVYKKNATVNWDPVDQTVLANEQVIDGRGWRSGALVEQKEIPQWFIKITDYAQQLLDDLEKLEDWPDQVRAMQRNWIGRSEGVELTFSLADSTADFDVYTTRPDTLMGVSYVALAAQHPLALKAAENSPELSAFIDECKNSKVAEADIATMEKKGCNTGLFAVHPLTGKQVPVWVANFVLMDYGSGAVMAVPGHDQRDWEFAHKYNIEIKQVIKPADGSDCDISQGAYTDKGLLINSGEFDGLSSDKAFDAIAEKLTALGKGKRTVNYRLRDWGVSRQRYWGAPIPMLNLENGESVPVPTEQLPVRLPEDVVMDGVTSPIKGDSDWSAAEYQGQPARRETDTFDTFMESSWYYARYCSAQYQQGMVDPEEANYWLPVDQYIGGIEHAILHLLYSRFFHKLLRDEGLVDSDEPYKRLLCQGMVLADSYYREDSKGAKTWYNPADVDVEKDEKGRIVKAVLRSDGQEVIHGGMTKMSKSKNNGINPQQVIDQYGADTIRLFTMFAAPPEQTLEWLDSGVDGAHRFLKRLWKLVQEHLLAGDAPALDKGALNADQKALRREVHKTLVKVTDDLGRRQTFNTAIAAVMELMNHLQKAPQDTQVDRALMREAIEIVLALLNPITPHICHELWQQLGKDTEIEFSDWPQADDAALVEDEKLIVVQVNGKVRAKMTVPADAAQQQVQDLAMAQANVSQHTDGKTLRKVIYVPGKLLNIVAN; encoded by the coding sequence ATGGAAAGACAGTATAATCCTCAGCAAATAGAAAAAAAGGTTCAGCAACACTGGCAACAAAGCGATCTGTTTTCAGCCAGAGTGAATGAAAACAAGGAAAAATTTTACTGCCTGTCTATGTTCCCCTATCCGAGTGGCCGACTGCACATGGGCCACGTGCGTAATTATACCATTGGCGATGTGATCAGCCGTTTTCAGCGCATGCAGGGCAAAAATGTTATGCAACCCATGGGCTGGGATGCATTTGGCTTACCGGCTGAAAATGCCGCAATAGAGAATAAAACAGCACCGGCTAAATGGACCTACGCCAATATTGATTATATGAAAGAACAGCTCAGGTCATTAGGTTTTGGCTATGACTGGAAACGCGAAGTCACCACCTGTAAGCCTGATTACTATAAATGGGAGCAGTGGTTCTTTACCCGTTTGTACGAAAAAGGTCTGGTGTATAAGAAAAACGCCACTGTGAACTGGGATCCTGTGGATCAGACTGTGCTGGCCAATGAACAGGTTATCGATGGCCGGGGCTGGCGCTCGGGGGCGCTGGTTGAGCAGAAAGAAATTCCCCAGTGGTTTATCAAAATCACCGATTATGCACAGCAACTGCTCGACGATCTGGAGAAGCTGGAAGACTGGCCGGATCAGGTCAGAGCCATGCAGCGCAACTGGATTGGCCGCTCAGAAGGCGTTGAACTTACCTTCTCGCTGGCTGATAGCACTGCCGATTTCGACGTCTACACTACCCGCCCGGATACCCTGATGGGCGTAAGCTATGTGGCCCTTGCCGCACAGCATCCGCTGGCACTCAAGGCCGCTGAAAACAGCCCTGAGCTGTCCGCCTTTATCGATGAGTGTAAAAACAGCAAGGTGGCCGAGGCCGATATCGCCACCATGGAGAAAAAAGGCTGTAATACCGGTCTTTTTGCCGTGCACCCGCTGACCGGCAAACAGGTACCAGTGTGGGTCGCCAACTTTGTACTGATGGATTACGGCTCCGGTGCTGTGATGGCCGTACCCGGGCATGATCAGCGGGACTGGGAATTTGCGCACAAATACAATATTGAGATTAAACAGGTGATCAAACCCGCTGATGGCAGCGATTGTGATATCAGCCAGGGTGCCTACACCGATAAAGGCCTGTTGATCAACTCCGGTGAATTTGACGGCCTGAGCTCAGACAAGGCCTTTGATGCCATCGCCGAAAAACTGACCGCGCTGGGCAAAGGTAAGCGCACGGTAAATTATCGCCTGCGGGACTGGGGCGTCTCCCGTCAGCGTTATTGGGGAGCGCCTATCCCGATGCTGAACCTGGAGAATGGCGAATCGGTTCCTGTGCCCACTGAACAATTGCCGGTCAGATTACCTGAAGATGTGGTGATGGATGGTGTGACCTCCCCTATCAAAGGCGACAGCGACTGGTCAGCGGCAGAATATCAGGGCCAGCCGGCCCGTCGTGAAACCGATACTTTCGACACCTTTATGGAGTCCTCCTGGTATTACGCCCGTTATTGCAGTGCCCAATATCAACAGGGCATGGTGGATCCCGAAGAAGCCAACTACTGGCTGCCTGTGGATCAGTACATTGGTGGTATTGAACATGCCATATTGCACCTTTTGTATTCGCGTTTTTTCCACAAATTACTGCGTGACGAAGGCCTGGTGGACTCCGATGAGCCCTATAAGCGGTTATTGTGTCAGGGCATGGTACTGGCCGACTCCTATTATCGCGAAGACAGCAAAGGCGCGAAGACATGGTACAACCCTGCCGATGTGGATGTGGAAAAGGACGAAAAAGGCCGCATTGTTAAAGCGGTGCTGCGCAGCGATGGGCAGGAAGTGATCCATGGCGGCATGACCAAGATGTCCAAGTCCAAAAACAACGGCATCAACCCACAACAGGTCATTGACCAGTATGGCGCCGATACCATTCGCCTGTTTACCATGTTCGCGGCGCCGCCAGAGCAAACCCTTGAATGGCTTGATTCAGGGGTCGATGGCGCTCACCGTTTCCTGAAGCGTTTGTGGAAGCTGGTTCAGGAACATCTGCTCGCCGGTGACGCTCCAGCGCTGGACAAAGGGGCGTTGAACGCCGATCAGAAAGCCCTGCGCAGAGAAGTACACAAGACACTGGTCAAAGTTACCGATGATCTGGGCCGCAGACAAACCTTTAATACTGCGATTGCGGCGGTGATGGAACTGATGAACCACCTGCAAAAAGCACCGCAGGACACTCAGGTGGATCGCGCCTTAATGCGTGAAGCCATAGAAATCGTGCTGGCGCTGCTTAACCCTATTACGCCGCATATTTGCCATGAATTGTGGCAACAACTGGGCAAAGACACAGAAATTGAATTCAGTGACTGGCCACAGGCTGATGACGCTGCCCTGGTTGAAGATGAGAAACTGATCGTGGTGCAGGTAAATGGCAAAGTACGGGCAAAAATGACCGTACCGGCTGATGCCGCCCAGCAGCAGGTCCAGGATCTGGCAATGGCGCAGGCCAATGTCAGCCAGCACACGGATGGTAAAACCCTGCGTAAAGTCATTTACGTGCCCGGTAAACTGCTGAATATTGTGGCTAACTGA
- a CDS encoding zinc ribbon-containing protein, with product MQKHQSDYEQLLDRMSEWVKQSVEQDVLTLMQIEEQARAYLKAAEDLSKDEMEMLENTLTRDLQTFAHHWQRDADNSPWWQATKDKFWSLLADLSDKSRLAMTESWRDIQHQGIYQAGEAVALGELECTKCHNRHQVTHAEVIQPCLECGNRAFSRVL from the coding sequence GTGCAAAAGCATCAATCTGATTATGAGCAATTGCTGGACAGGATGTCTGAATGGGTAAAACAATCTGTAGAACAGGATGTGTTAACCCTGATGCAGATTGAGGAGCAGGCCAGAGCTTATCTTAAAGCCGCGGAGGATCTGAGTAAGGATGAGATGGAGATGTTGGAAAATACCCTGACCCGTGACTTACAAACGTTCGCTCACCACTGGCAACGGGATGCAGATAATTCCCCCTGGTGGCAAGCCACTAAGGATAAATTCTGGTCCTTACTGGCGGATCTTTCCGATAAAAGTCGGCTGGCGATGACTGAATCCTGGCGGGATATCCAGCATCAGGGCATTTACCAGGCCGGAGAAGCGGTGGCACTGGGAGAGCTGGAATGCACCAAATGTCACAACCGGCATCAGGTGACCCATGCTGAAGTGATTCAGCCTTGTCTGGAGTGCGGTAACAGAGCCTTCTCGCGAGTACTGTGA
- the ybgC gene encoding tol-pal system-associated acyl-CoA thioesterase: protein MHRHNIRVYYEDTDAGGIVYYANYLKFLERARTEWLRALGVEQDRLLEQSTGFVVKHLEIDYQSAARFNEMLVVESQLAACKRVSLVFDQSIYNHNNRPLVTARVKVGCVDLSTMRPRAIPDFVLGELSGVR, encoded by the coding sequence ATGCATCGGCATAACATTCGCGTGTATTACGAAGACACGGACGCAGGCGGTATAGTGTATTATGCCAACTATCTGAAATTTCTGGAGCGGGCCAGAACCGAGTGGCTCAGAGCCCTGGGTGTTGAACAGGACAGGTTGCTGGAACAATCCACAGGTTTTGTCGTCAAACACCTGGAAATAGACTACCAGTCTGCGGCGCGCTTTAACGAGATGCTGGTGGTGGAGTCTCAACTGGCAGCGTGCAAACGGGTCAGTCTGGTGTTTGACCAGAGTATTTATAATCATAACAATCGGCCACTGGTAACAGCCAGGGTCAAAGTTGGCTGTGTGGATCTCAGTACGATGAGACCCAGAGCCATTCCGGATTTTGTTTTAGGGGAGCTGTCAGGTGTCAGGTGA